From Pan paniscus chromosome 9, NHGRI_mPanPan1-v2.0_pri, whole genome shotgun sequence, the proteins below share one genomic window:
- the LOC100979946 gene encoding T-cell surface glycoprotein CD3 delta chain isoform X2 codes for MEHSTFLSGLVLATLLSQVSPFKIPIEELEDRVFVNCNTSVTWVEGTVGTLLSDITRLDLGKRILDPRGIYRCNGTDTYKDKESTVQVHYRTADTQALLRNDQVYQPLRDRDDVQYSRLGGNWARNK; via the exons ATGGAACATAGCACGTTTCTGTCTGGCCTGGTACTGGCTACCCTTCTCTCGCAAG tgAGCCCCTTCAAGATACCTATAGAGGAACTTGAGGACAGAGTGTTTGTGAATTGCAATACCAGCGTCACATGGGTAGAGGGAACGGTGGGAACACTGCTCTCAGACATTACAAGACTGGACCTGGGAAAACGCATCCTGGACCCACGAGGAATATATAGGTGTAATGGGACAGATACATACAAGGACAAAGAATCTACCGTGCAAGTTCATTATCGAA CTGCCGACACACAAGCTCTGTTGAGGAATGACCAGGTCTATCAG CCCCTCCGAGATCGAGATGATGTTCAGTACAGCCGCCTTGGAGGAAACTGGGCTCGGAACAAGTGA
- the LOC100979946 gene encoding T-cell surface glycoprotein CD3 delta chain isoform X1 has protein sequence MEHSTFLSGLVLATLLSQVSPFKIPIEELEDRVFVNCNTSVTWVEGTVGTLLSDITRLDLGKRILDPRGIYRCNGTDTYKDKESTVQVHYRMCQSCVELDPATVAGIIVTDVIATLLLALGVFCFAGHETGRLSGAADTQALLRNDQVYQPLRDRDDVQYSRLGGNWARNK, from the exons ATGGAACATAGCACGTTTCTGTCTGGCCTGGTACTGGCTACCCTTCTCTCGCAAG tgAGCCCCTTCAAGATACCTATAGAGGAACTTGAGGACAGAGTGTTTGTGAATTGCAATACCAGCGTCACATGGGTAGAGGGAACGGTGGGAACACTGCTCTCAGACATTACAAGACTGGACCTGGGAAAACGCATCCTGGACCCACGAGGAATATATAGGTGTAATGGGACAGATACATACAAGGACAAAGAATCTACCGTGCAAGTTCATTATCGAA tGTGCCAGAGCTGTGTGGAGCTGGATCCAGCCACCGTGGCTGGCATCATTGTCACTGATGTCATTGCCACTCTGCTCCTTGCTTTGGGAGTCTTCTGCTTTGCTGGACATGAGACTGGAAGGCTGTCTGGGG CTGCCGACACACAAGCTCTGTTGAGGAATGACCAGGTCTATCAG CCCCTCCGAGATCGAGATGATGTTCAGTACAGCCGCCTTGGAGGAAACTGGGCTCGGAACAAGTGA
- the LOC100979261 gene encoding T-cell surface glycoprotein CD3 gamma chain isoform X1, whose amino-acid sequence MEQGKGLAVLILAIILLQGTLAQSIKGNHLVKVYDYQEDGSVLLTCDAEAKNITWFKDGKMIGFLTEDKKKWNLGSNAKDPRGMYQCKGSQNKSKPLQVYYRMCQNCIELNAATISGFLFAEIVSIFVLAVGVYFIAGQDGVRQSRASDKQTLLPNDQLYQPLKDREDDQYSHLQGNQLRRN is encoded by the exons ATGGAACAGGGGAAGGGCCTGGCTGTCCTCATCCTGGCTATCATTCTTCTTCAAG GTACTTTGGCCCAGTCAATCAAAG GAAACCACTTGGTTAAGGTGTATGACTATCAAGAAGATGGTTCGGTACTTCTGACTTGTGATGCGGAAGCCAAAAATATCACATGGTTTAAAGATGGGAAGATGATAGGCTTCCTAactgaagataaaaaaaaatggaatctggGAAGTAATGCCAAGGACCCTCGAGGGATGTATCAGTGTAAAGGATCACAGAACAAGTCAAAACCACTCCAAGTGTATTACAGAA TGTGTCAGAACTGCATTGAACTAAATgcagccaccatatctggctttCTCTTTGCTGAAATCGTCAGCATTTTCGTCCTTGCTGTTGGGGTCTACTTCATTGCTGGACAGGATGGAGTTCGCCAGTCGAGAG CTTCAGACAAGCAGACTCTGTTGCCCAATGACCAGCTCTACCAG CCCCTCAAGGATCGAGAAGATGACCAGTACAGCCACCTTCAAGGAAACCAGTTGAGGAGGAATTGA
- the LOC100979261 gene encoding T-cell surface glycoprotein CD3 gamma chain isoform X2: protein MKEGTGTLAQSIKGNHLVKVYDYQEDGSVLLTCDAEAKNITWFKDGKMIGFLTEDKKKWNLGSNAKDPRGMYQCKGSQNKSKPLQVYYRMCQNCIELNAATISGFLFAEIVSIFVLAVGVYFIAGQDGVRQSRASDKQTLLPNDQLYQPLKDREDDQYSHLQGNQLRRN from the exons atgaaGGAAGGAACAG GTACTTTGGCCCAGTCAATCAAAG GAAACCACTTGGTTAAGGTGTATGACTATCAAGAAGATGGTTCGGTACTTCTGACTTGTGATGCGGAAGCCAAAAATATCACATGGTTTAAAGATGGGAAGATGATAGGCTTCCTAactgaagataaaaaaaaatggaatctggGAAGTAATGCCAAGGACCCTCGAGGGATGTATCAGTGTAAAGGATCACAGAACAAGTCAAAACCACTCCAAGTGTATTACAGAA TGTGTCAGAACTGCATTGAACTAAATgcagccaccatatctggctttCTCTTTGCTGAAATCGTCAGCATTTTCGTCCTTGCTGTTGGGGTCTACTTCATTGCTGGACAGGATGGAGTTCGCCAGTCGAGAG CTTCAGACAAGCAGACTCTGTTGCCCAATGACCAGCTCTACCAG CCCCTCAAGGATCGAGAAGATGACCAGTACAGCCACCTTCAAGGAAACCAGTTGAGGAGGAATTGA